One region of Colius striatus isolate bColStr4 chromosome 4, bColStr4.1.hap1, whole genome shotgun sequence genomic DNA includes:
- the CCN3 gene encoding CCN family member 3 — MATGGGQGRPALLLLLLLLRPCEVSGREPACPRPCSGRCPAEPPRCAPGVPAVLDGCSCCPVCARQRGESCSPLLPCDESSGLYCDRGPEDAGGAAGICMVLEGDNCVFDGMIYRNGETFQPSCKYQCTCRDGQIGCLPRCNLDLLLPGPDCPFPRKIEVPGECCEKWICDPKDEVILGGFAMAAYRQEATLGIDVSDSSANCIEQTTEWSACSKSCGMGFSTRVTNRNEQCEMVKQTRLCVIRPCENEEPSDKKGKKCIRTKKSLKAVHFEYQNCTSVQTYKPRYCGLCNDGRCCTPHNTKTIQVEFHCPRGKVLKKPMMLISTCVCHNNCPQSNNGFFQPLDLTSSEAKI; from the exons ATGGCGACGGGCGGCGGGCAGGGTCGGCCCgccctgctgctcctcctcctcctcctccggcCGTGCGAG GTGAGCGGGCGGGAGCCGGCGTGTCCGCGGCCGTGCAGCGGGCGCTGTCCGGCCGAGCCGCCGCGCTGCGCGCCGGGGGTGCCCGCCGTGCTGGacggctgctcctgctgcccggTGTGCGCCCGGCAGCGCGGCGAGAGCTGCTCCCCGCTGCTGCCTTGCGACGAGAGCAGCGGCCTCTACTGCGACCGAGGCCCCGAGGACGCCGGCGGGGCCGCCGGCATCTGCATGG TGCTGGAGGGAGACAACTGCGTGTTTGACGGGATGATTTACCGCAACGGGGAGACgttccagcccagctgcaagTACCAGTGCACCTGCCGAGATGGGCAGATCGGCTGCCTGCCCCGCTGTAACCTGGACCTGCTGCTCCCCGGCCCCGACTGCCCTTTCCCCAGAAAAATCGAAGTCCCTGGAGAGTGCTGTGAGAAGTGGATCTGCGACCCTAAAGATGAAGTGATTTTGGGAGGTTTTGCTATGGCCG CCTACAGACAAGAGGCCACCCTTGGGATCGATGTGTCGGATTCAAGCGCCAATTGTATCGAGCAGACAACAGAATGGAGTGCCTGTTCCAAAAGCTGTGGAATGGGCTTTTCTACCCGTGTCACCAACAGAAATGAACAATGTGAGATGGTGAAGCAAACACGGCTATGCGTGATCAGGCCTTGTGAAAATGAGGAGCCGTCTGATAAG aaagggaagaaatgtaTCCGAACAAAGAAGTCTCTGAAAGCTGTTCACTTTGAATACCAGAACTGCACCAGTGTGCAGACATACAAACCTCGTTACTGCGGCCTCTGCAATGACGGGCGATGCTGTACCCCCCACAACACCAAAACCATTCAAGTCGAGTTCCACTGTCCTCGGGGTAAAGTCCTAAAAAAGCCAATGATGCTGATCAGCACCTGTGTCTGTCATAACAACTGTCCTCAGAGTAACAATGGTTTCTTCCAGCCCTTAGATCTGACTTCTAGTGAAGCAAAAATATGA